A genomic region of Kribbella sp. NBC_00382 contains the following coding sequences:
- a CDS encoding sigma-70 family RNA polymerase sigma factor, producing MPTQCYSAKDRAAREAATRELFERRERSTGETERQELLEAIVELNIEIARGIAQRFRHKGPDTEDLEQVAYLGLVKAVHGYRLAADTPFIGYAIPTIRGEVKRYFRDCAWTVRIPRRLQELQGLIAAKLPELEQELGREPSTAEIAERLGAEPAEIDQAVAAHGCFSVLSLDRPEAEAGLTLGEMVADEDDPTLHQLETIDMLQPVLSDLSADDRRILELRFVDGLSQTDIGTEIGVSQMQVSRLLRKILDHLKDRLAPLASAA from the coding sequence GTGCCCACCCAGTGTTACTCGGCCAAGGATCGCGCGGCGCGCGAAGCGGCGACCCGGGAGTTGTTCGAGCGCCGGGAGCGTAGTACCGGCGAAACCGAGCGGCAGGAGCTGCTCGAGGCGATCGTCGAGCTCAATATCGAGATCGCCCGCGGGATCGCGCAGCGGTTCCGGCACAAGGGCCCGGATACGGAGGATCTGGAGCAGGTCGCGTATCTGGGCTTGGTGAAGGCGGTGCACGGTTATCGGCTGGCTGCGGATACGCCGTTCATCGGGTACGCGATTCCGACCATCCGCGGTGAGGTGAAGCGGTACTTCCGTGACTGCGCCTGGACGGTGCGGATTCCGCGCCGGCTGCAGGAGTTGCAGGGGCTGATCGCCGCGAAGCTGCCGGAGCTGGAGCAGGAGCTCGGCCGGGAACCGAGCACGGCCGAGATCGCCGAACGGCTGGGTGCCGAACCCGCCGAGATCGATCAGGCGGTTGCCGCGCACGGGTGTTTCAGCGTGCTGTCGCTGGACCGTCCGGAGGCTGAGGCTGGGCTCACGCTGGGCGAGATGGTGGCTGACGAGGACGACCCGACGCTGCACCAGCTGGAAACGATCGACATGCTTCAGCCGGTACTTTCGGATCTGTCCGCCGATGACCGGCGGATCCTGGAGTTGCGGTTCGTCGACGGGTTGTCGCAGACCGATATCGGCACCGAGATCGGCGTCAGCCAGATGCAGGTCTCGCGCCTGCTCCGCAAGATCCTGGACCACCTCAAGGACAGGCTCGCCCCGTTGGCGTCGGCTGCCTGA
- the mmsA gene encoding multiple monosaccharide ABC transporter ATP-binding protein → MSDVLLEMRGISKSFPGVKALEDVSLTVRRGEIHAICGENGAGKSTLMKVLSGVYPAGSYDGEIIFDGTPVHFGGIRDSEAVGVVIIHQELALVPYLSIAENIFLGNERRGRGGLIDWNKTNAEARKLLASVGLDENPVSPVIELGVGKQQLVEIAKALSKEVRLLILDEPTAALNDVDSAHLLELLRGLRDRGITCVMISHKLSEITAVADATTVIRDGRTVETLDMRSPEATQERIIRGMVGRDIATFYPERVSEPGPEVLRVEDWTVWHPVQSRKVVDDAAFSVRAGEVVGIAGLMGAGRTELAMSIFGRSYGRNISGRLYMHGKQVRARTVAEAISNGIAYATEDRKRYGLNLIADVRTNVSAAALGKLSRAGWVNGNEEIKVAEDGRREMNIKTRTVMDAVGTLSGGNQQKVVLSKWLLTDPDVLILDEPTRGIDVGAKFEIYTIVNRLVAAGKAVVVISSELPELLGMCDRIYTLSAGRITGEMPAGEATQEGLMALMTREKELA, encoded by the coding sequence ATGAGCGACGTGCTGTTGGAGATGCGCGGCATCAGCAAGAGTTTTCCCGGCGTCAAGGCGCTCGAAGACGTCTCGCTGACCGTGCGGCGGGGCGAGATCCACGCGATCTGCGGGGAGAACGGAGCCGGCAAGTCGACCCTGATGAAGGTGCTGTCCGGTGTCTACCCGGCCGGCAGCTACGACGGGGAGATCATCTTCGATGGCACGCCCGTGCACTTCGGCGGGATCCGGGACAGCGAAGCCGTCGGGGTCGTCATCATCCATCAGGAGCTGGCTCTGGTGCCCTACCTGTCGATCGCCGAGAACATCTTCCTCGGCAACGAGCGCCGCGGCCGCGGCGGCCTGATCGACTGGAACAAGACCAATGCCGAGGCCCGCAAACTGCTTGCCTCCGTCGGGCTGGACGAGAACCCGGTCTCACCGGTGATCGAGCTCGGCGTCGGCAAGCAGCAGCTGGTCGAGATCGCCAAGGCGCTGTCGAAGGAGGTCCGGCTGCTGATCCTCGACGAGCCGACCGCCGCACTCAACGACGTCGACTCGGCGCACCTGCTCGAGTTGCTCCGCGGGCTGCGGGACCGCGGGATCACCTGCGTCATGATCTCGCACAAACTGAGCGAGATCACGGCCGTCGCGGACGCCACCACGGTGATCCGCGACGGCCGTACCGTCGAGACTCTCGACATGCGTTCGCCTGAGGCGACTCAGGAACGCATCATCCGCGGCATGGTCGGGCGCGACATCGCGACGTTCTATCCCGAACGGGTTTCCGAGCCCGGTCCGGAGGTGCTCCGGGTGGAGGACTGGACGGTGTGGCACCCGGTCCAGTCGCGCAAGGTCGTCGACGATGCCGCTTTCAGCGTGCGGGCCGGTGAGGTCGTCGGGATCGCGGGGCTGATGGGCGCCGGACGTACCGAGCTCGCGATGAGCATCTTCGGTCGCTCGTACGGACGCAACATCAGCGGACGCCTGTACATGCACGGCAAACAAGTGCGGGCGCGCACCGTGGCCGAAGCGATCAGCAACGGGATCGCCTACGCCACCGAGGATCGCAAGCGGTACGGGCTGAATCTGATCGCCGACGTCCGGACCAACGTCTCGGCGGCGGCACTGGGCAAGCTGTCCCGGGCCGGCTGGGTCAACGGCAACGAGGAGATCAAGGTCGCCGAGGACGGCCGGCGGGAGATGAACATCAAGACCCGCACCGTGATGGACGCGGTCGGCACGCTGTCCGGCGGGAACCAGCAGAAGGTCGTGCTGTCGAAGTGGCTGCTCACGGATCCGGACGTGCTGATCCTCGACGAGCCGACCCGCGGGATCGACGTCGGGGCCAAGTTCGAGATCTACACGATCGTCAACCGGCTGGTGGCGGCCGGCAAGGCCGTCGTCGTCATCTCCTCCGAACTGCCGGAACTGCTGGGGATGTGCGACCGGATCTACACGCTGTCGGCCGGCCGGATCACCGGTGAGATGCCGGCCGGCGAAGCGACCCAGGAAGGGCTCATGGCGCTGATGACGAGGGAGAAGGAGCTCGCCTGA
- a CDS encoding GAF and ANTAR domain-containing protein, translating into MSDDERLVDTARRLSSALTPGDLDHTLSQITAAAVEVLPGVTHASITISHADGTLDTAAPTDKLIEILDAAQYRLHQGPCYEAATETLHIASPNLAADERFPDYAAIAVAAGIRAQAAVRLFDTGKSKGALNLYSPNVGSFEDLAILSRLFAHQAAAVIGYANEIQTLREAVNTRSSIGQAVGILMERYKLNDHRAFAFLTRLSQQRNVKLRLIADQINDTVELQDGG; encoded by the coding sequence ATGAGTGATGACGAACGATTGGTCGACACCGCACGACGACTCTCGTCGGCGCTGACGCCGGGTGATCTGGACCATACGCTGAGCCAGATCACGGCCGCCGCTGTCGAAGTCCTGCCAGGTGTCACTCATGCCAGCATCACGATCTCGCACGCCGACGGCACCCTCGACACCGCGGCACCCACCGACAAGCTGATCGAGATTCTCGACGCCGCGCAGTACCGGCTGCACCAGGGTCCTTGCTACGAAGCGGCCACCGAGACCCTTCACATCGCGTCTCCGAACCTGGCGGCCGACGAACGCTTCCCCGACTACGCGGCGATCGCCGTCGCGGCCGGCATCCGCGCCCAAGCAGCCGTCCGGCTGTTCGACACCGGCAAGTCCAAGGGCGCGCTCAACCTGTACTCCCCCAACGTCGGCTCTTTCGAGGACCTCGCCATCCTCAGCCGGCTCTTCGCCCACCAGGCCGCCGCCGTGATCGGCTACGCCAACGAGATCCAGACCCTCCGCGAGGCGGTCAACACCCGCTCCAGCATCGGCCAGGCGGTCGGCATCCTGATGGAGCGGTACAAACTCAACGACCACCGCGCCTTCGCCTTCCTCACCCGCCTTTCCCAGCAACGCAACGTCAAACTCCGCCTGATCGCGGACCAGATCAACGACACCGTCGAACTCCAGGACGGCGGCTAG
- the recC gene encoding exodeoxyribonuclease V subunit gamma, with protein MTLYLHRAERTDVLADGLGRLLAVPLADPFAEELVVVPAKGVERWLSQRLAHRLGAAAGRGDGVCAGVRFTTPRSLVAALLDLNQDDPWAADAMAWPLLAVLDESLDDAWCVPVARHLGHFDTGAEAELRQGRRYAVAARLARLFASYAVQRPALLTDWTQGRDTDGRGETIDDDLSWQPELWRRLVDRIDAPTPNARHADTIDQLRNRPESLDLPARLSLFGHTRLPATEVELLSALAEHRDVHLWLPHPSNALWERLTAARTTTGDRADDTSHQEADHPLLATLGRDSRELQSTLASVPTVDDHLPSSAGPDTLLGWLQDDLRGNVLAPDGRRVATGDRSVQVHACHGTARQVDVLREILLGMLQADPTLEPRDILVMCPDIETYAPLISARFGLGDLRNDGHPAHRLRVQLADRSLTQTNPLLGVASQLLGIAGSRATASQLLDLAETEPVRRRFRFTDDDLDTITAWVRESGVRWAFDQEHRAPYGLAEYPQNTWRFGLDRILAGVTMSADAHAWINTTLPLDDVGSTRIELAGRFAEYVDRLQAATERLDGRRPLADWLDALRAGIDQLTRVVPDDNWQLSQVHREFAEVAADAGQLAQTSLRLPDVRALLSSHLAGRPSRAGFRTGTLTVCTMVPMRSVPHRVVCLLGLDDGVFPRFGLSDGDDVLARTPLTGERDVRSEDRQLLLDAILAATESLVITFTGANEYSGQRRPPAVPLGELLDVLDRTTESNLREAVLVRHPLQPFDRKNLEPGRLGTPGPFTFDPTALVAARAAAGTRPPRPEFLAGQLPVSSDEDIALTDLLTFFRHPVRGYFRSLDLTLPWEVDGLSDEMPVEIDSLQKWSVGDRLLRDMLAGVNPNDALHAEWRRGTLPPGRLGWRTATDVREEAKQLAIAAHRHRLTSPRAFDLDVDLGGGRRLTGTVPSVHGHRLVSVGFSRLDAKQLLASWIQLLALSAHDEDHNWTALVIGRGRNSPASRLLGPVGPEARTLLADLAAIYDAGRREPLPLPLKTSLAWHEARRTGDDPATAAGRRWRPAAYDGENADPAHVRVWGPYTRLDVLLDPTRADEERPGEPTRLGAYAARLWEPMLRFEQAAT; from the coding sequence GTGACTCTGTACTTGCACCGCGCCGAGCGCACCGATGTGCTGGCTGATGGGCTGGGGCGGCTGCTCGCTGTGCCGCTGGCTGACCCGTTTGCCGAGGAGCTCGTGGTGGTGCCGGCCAAGGGGGTCGAGCGCTGGCTTTCTCAGCGGCTGGCGCATCGACTGGGAGCCGCCGCGGGGCGGGGTGACGGGGTGTGTGCCGGGGTCCGGTTCACGACGCCGCGCTCACTGGTGGCGGCGCTGCTTGATCTCAACCAGGACGATCCGTGGGCCGCGGACGCGATGGCTTGGCCGTTGCTGGCTGTGCTCGACGAGTCTCTTGACGACGCCTGGTGCGTGCCCGTTGCCCGGCACCTCGGCCATTTCGACACGGGCGCCGAGGCAGAGCTGCGTCAGGGCCGCCGGTACGCCGTTGCAGCGCGACTCGCGCGCCTCTTTGCCTCGTACGCCGTACAGCGGCCGGCCCTCCTCACGGACTGGACCCAAGGTCGCGACACCGATGGCCGGGGCGAGACGATCGACGACGACCTCTCCTGGCAGCCGGAACTCTGGCGGCGATTGGTCGACCGCATCGACGCGCCGACGCCGAACGCCCGCCACGCCGACACAATCGACCAGCTTCGCAATCGGCCGGAGTCACTCGACCTCCCGGCCCGACTCTCGTTGTTCGGACACACCCGTCTCCCGGCCACCGAGGTCGAGTTGCTCTCCGCGCTGGCCGAGCATCGCGACGTACACCTCTGGCTCCCCCACCCCAGCAACGCGCTCTGGGAACGCTTGACGGCAGCCCGTACTACGACCGGCGACCGAGCCGACGACACCAGCCACCAAGAGGCCGACCACCCGCTCCTGGCAACGCTCGGACGGGACAGCCGCGAACTGCAGTCGACGCTCGCCAGCGTACCGACCGTCGACGACCACCTTCCCTCATCGGCAGGACCCGACACGCTTCTCGGCTGGCTACAGGACGACCTGCGCGGCAACGTTCTCGCCCCCGATGGCCGCCGCGTGGCCACCGGCGATCGCAGCGTTCAGGTCCACGCCTGCCACGGCACGGCTCGGCAGGTCGACGTACTGCGCGAGATCCTGCTGGGGATGCTGCAAGCCGACCCCACGCTGGAACCTCGCGACATTCTCGTCATGTGCCCCGACATCGAGACGTACGCGCCGTTGATCAGTGCACGCTTCGGCCTCGGCGACCTCCGCAACGACGGCCACCCGGCACATCGGCTGCGGGTGCAACTCGCCGACCGGTCGCTGACCCAGACCAATCCCCTGCTCGGCGTCGCCTCCCAGTTGCTCGGGATCGCCGGCAGCAGAGCGACCGCCAGCCAGCTGCTCGACCTGGCCGAGACCGAGCCGGTACGCCGCCGTTTCCGGTTCACCGACGACGACCTGGACACGATCACCGCCTGGGTCCGCGAGTCGGGCGTCCGGTGGGCGTTCGACCAGGAGCACCGGGCACCGTACGGTCTGGCCGAGTACCCGCAGAACACCTGGCGCTTCGGGCTCGACCGGATCCTCGCCGGCGTGACGATGTCGGCCGACGCACATGCCTGGATCAACACGACCCTGCCGCTCGACGACGTCGGCAGCACCCGGATCGAGCTGGCCGGCCGGTTCGCGGAGTACGTCGATCGGTTGCAGGCGGCAACTGAACGGCTCGACGGCAGACGGCCGCTCGCGGACTGGCTGGACGCGTTGCGTGCGGGCATCGATCAGCTGACCCGCGTGGTCCCCGATGACAACTGGCAGCTCAGCCAGGTCCATCGCGAGTTCGCTGAGGTGGCGGCCGACGCCGGCCAGCTGGCCCAGACCTCGCTGCGGCTCCCCGACGTACGGGCCCTCCTGTCCAGTCATCTGGCCGGCCGGCCGAGCCGCGCCGGCTTCCGGACCGGCACGCTGACGGTCTGCACGATGGTGCCGATGCGATCGGTCCCCCACCGGGTGGTTTGCCTGCTCGGACTCGACGACGGCGTCTTCCCGCGATTCGGGCTGTCCGACGGTGACGACGTACTGGCCAGGACTCCGCTCACCGGCGAGCGCGATGTCCGCAGCGAGGACCGCCAGCTCCTGCTGGACGCGATCCTCGCCGCCACCGAGTCACTGGTGATCACCTTCACCGGCGCCAACGAGTACTCCGGACAGCGCCGCCCACCCGCAGTCCCGCTGGGCGAGCTCCTCGACGTCCTCGACCGCACCACCGAGTCGAACCTCCGGGAAGCCGTCCTGGTCAGGCACCCGCTCCAGCCCTTCGATCGCAAGAACCTCGAACCCGGCCGGCTCGGCACGCCAGGACCCTTCACGTTCGACCCGACCGCGCTCGTCGCAGCCCGGGCCGCTGCAGGTACCCGGCCACCACGACCGGAGTTCCTGGCCGGGCAACTCCCGGTGTCGAGCGACGAGGACATCGCGTTGACCGACCTGCTGACGTTCTTCCGGCACCCCGTCCGGGGGTATTTCCGGTCGCTCGACCTGACCCTGCCGTGGGAGGTCGACGGGCTCTCGGACGAGATGCCCGTCGAGATCGACAGCCTGCAGAAATGGTCCGTCGGCGACCGGCTGCTCCGCGACATGCTGGCCGGAGTCAATCCGAACGACGCCCTGCATGCAGAGTGGCGACGAGGCACGCTGCCGCCAGGCCGACTCGGCTGGCGAACCGCGACCGACGTACGGGAGGAAGCCAAGCAGTTGGCGATCGCTGCCCATCGGCACCGACTGACGAGTCCCCGGGCCTTCGACCTGGACGTCGATCTCGGCGGTGGCCGACGGCTCACCGGCACCGTGCCGAGTGTCCACGGCCATCGACTGGTCTCGGTCGGCTTCTCCCGGCTCGACGCCAAGCAGTTGCTGGCCTCATGGATCCAGTTGCTCGCGCTATCCGCTCACGACGAGGACCACAACTGGACCGCCCTGGTCATCGGGCGGGGACGGAACAGCCCGGCGAGCCGGCTCCTCGGTCCGGTCGGGCCGGAAGCCCGTACTTTGCTGGCCGACCTGGCCGCCATCTACGACGCCGGTCGACGGGAGCCGCTTCCGCTTCCCCTCAAGACTTCCCTCGCCTGGCACGAGGCACGCCGCACCGGCGACGACCCGGCGACGGCTGCCGGCCGACGCTGGCGACCGGCCGCCTACGACGGTGAGAACGCCGACCCTGCGCACGTACGGGTCTGGGGACCGTACACGCGGCTCGACGTCCTGCTGGATCCGACCCGCGCCGATGAGGAACGCCCCGGCGAGCCGACCCGGCTCGGCGCCTATGCCGCCCGGCTCTGGGAACCGATGCTTCGCTTCGAGCAGGCGGCGACGTGA
- the chvE gene encoding multiple monosaccharide ABC transporter substrate-binding protein, whose product MKKKLVATLSGALLVLGLAACGGEGAGATSDTASQKPADLTIGVSMPTQTSERWIADGKAVKEKLEAKGYKVDLQYANDDIPTQSQQVDQMITRGADVLIVAAIDGTALSSQLQAAADKKIPVIAYDRLIRGSANVDFYVSFDNYKVGVAQAKALLRGLGLETADGAKGTKTGPFNIELFAGSLDDNNTHFFFQGAMDTLKPYFDSGALVVKSKQTKLEQVAILRWQQEAAQKRMENLLTSSYNDGSKVGGVLSPYDGISRGIITALQNAGYGKTAGPVPPITGQDAEIASVKLINDGVQSSTIFKDTRLLADQAVNAAEAFLQKKTPEANDTKSYDNGVKVVPAYLLPIQTVFKDDIKKDLVDTEYYTAAEVAAGQAK is encoded by the coding sequence GTGAAGAAGAAGTTGGTGGCCACTCTCAGTGGTGCACTGCTGGTGCTCGGTCTCGCTGCGTGCGGCGGGGAGGGAGCGGGGGCGACCTCAGACACCGCGAGTCAGAAGCCCGCGGATCTGACCATCGGTGTCTCGATGCCGACGCAGACGTCGGAGCGTTGGATCGCTGACGGCAAGGCGGTGAAGGAGAAGCTCGAGGCCAAGGGGTACAAGGTCGATCTGCAGTATGCGAACGACGACATCCCGACCCAGTCGCAGCAGGTGGATCAGATGATCACCCGCGGCGCCGACGTCCTGATCGTCGCGGCGATCGACGGCACCGCGCTCAGCAGCCAGTTGCAGGCCGCCGCGGACAAGAAGATCCCGGTGATCGCGTACGACCGCTTGATCCGCGGCAGCGCGAATGTCGACTTCTACGTCAGCTTCGACAACTACAAGGTCGGAGTCGCTCAGGCCAAGGCGCTGCTGCGCGGGCTCGGGCTGGAGACCGCGGACGGCGCGAAGGGGACCAAGACCGGCCCGTTCAACATCGAGCTCTTCGCCGGCTCCTTGGACGACAACAACACCCACTTCTTCTTCCAGGGCGCGATGGACACCCTGAAGCCGTACTTCGACAGCGGGGCGCTGGTGGTCAAGTCGAAGCAGACCAAGCTCGAGCAGGTCGCGATCCTGCGCTGGCAGCAGGAGGCAGCGCAGAAGCGGATGGAGAACCTGCTGACCTCGAGCTACAACGACGGCAGCAAGGTCGGCGGCGTGCTCTCGCCGTACGACGGCATCTCGCGCGGCATCATCACCGCACTGCAGAACGCGGGCTACGGCAAGACGGCCGGTCCGGTACCGCCGATCACCGGGCAGGATGCCGAGATCGCCTCGGTCAAGCTGATCAACGACGGCGTCCAAAGCTCCACCATCTTCAAGGACACCCGGCTGCTGGCCGATCAGGCCGTCAACGCGGCGGAGGCGTTCCTGCAGAAGAAGACGCCGGAGGCCAACGACACCAAGTCGTACGACAACGGGGTCAAGGTCGTGCCGGCCTACCTGCTGCCGATCCAGACCGTCTTCAAGGACGACATCAAGAAGGACCTCGTCGACACCGAGTACTACACCGCTGCCGAGGTGGCGGCCGGTCAGGCCAAGTGA
- a CDS encoding UvrD-helicase domain-containing protein: MEPFDLLGELPTGTIVLEASAGTGKTYALAGLVTRFVAEGRARLDQMLLITFGRAASQELRERVRTQLLDAELALANPDDWQDDPGLLGHLVHGSTAEVALRRSRLRDALANFDAATIATTHQFCQLVLRSLGVAGDTDAGVTLVDDLRDLVTEVVDDLYLSLFGSSADQPPITRGTALEIALKAVSNPHTKLVPDKYAEASPEGVRVSFAHEVLAEMERRKRRLGILGYDDLLTRLAAALEEPDAPARQQMQRRWSVVMVDEFQDTDPVQWKVIDAAFNGNSTLVLIGDPKQAIYAFRGGDIATYLAAAATAGQRRTLDTNWRSDQPLVDCLQVVLGGAQLGDPGIVVHPVAAHHQGSRLAGAPSNAPFRLRVAQRELFGSARRKSIPMDDLRGYIARDLAADIGGLLASGATYDGRPLRAGDVAVIVETHKDARVCREELARVGIPAVYSGDLDIFSSEAAKDWLCLLEAFEQPHRSGLVRAAATTMFFGETAASLRAGGEELTDRTGQTLRAWADRLRTSGVAAVFEAAQVHGMTERVLAWRGGERDMTDLAHLAELLHETAHREGFGLPALLDWLREECSGRGRTTERTRRLDSDAAAVQIMTVWVSKGLQYPVVYLPFGFTRHVVEDTELLVFHQDGERRLDLGGKRHRGHRANQKLWRAEEAGDDIRLTYVALTRAQSQVVAWWAPSWDEVNGGISRLLRGRKQGEAIVPDTLDRPSSDDEVLIWLRRWQQAGGPVIEDSVIAEQVEPVSEDLPGGLAVGHFSREVDLAWRRTSYSGLIRAADQQVGGVASEHEESQLEDESVDAAPMPEVAPADALPSPMDGLPAGATFGSLVHAVLEEADPQAPDLHAELAGKVREQLRFWRVDVTPDALATAMLPLHRTPLGPLVPGLTLGDLGRADRLRELDFEIPLAGGDQASATDVRLAEVAPLLRIHLPTDDPLLAYAERLEQPLLGEQSLRGYLSGSIDVVLRVPHGEGQRFVVVDYKTNRLGDPEQPATSAEYGPDELAAAMLHSDYPLQAMLYSVVLHRYLRWRLPDYDPEVHLGGVIYLYLRGMCGPETPLVDGHPAGVFSWPMPTALVLALSELLDGRVA; this comes from the coding sequence ATGGAACCCTTCGATCTGCTCGGCGAACTACCGACCGGAACCATCGTCCTGGAGGCGAGTGCCGGCACCGGCAAGACCTATGCGCTGGCCGGGCTCGTCACCCGCTTCGTGGCCGAGGGCCGGGCCAGGCTCGACCAGATGCTGCTGATCACCTTCGGCCGCGCAGCCAGCCAGGAACTCCGCGAACGCGTCCGCACCCAACTGCTCGACGCCGAACTCGCGCTCGCCAACCCTGACGATTGGCAGGACGACCCGGGCCTACTCGGCCACCTCGTCCACGGCAGTACCGCCGAGGTCGCCTTGCGCCGCTCGCGTCTTCGCGACGCGCTGGCCAACTTCGACGCGGCCACGATCGCCACCACTCACCAGTTCTGCCAGCTCGTACTGCGCTCGCTCGGCGTTGCCGGTGACACCGATGCCGGCGTGACTCTGGTGGACGACTTGAGAGACCTCGTCACCGAGGTGGTCGACGACCTCTATCTCAGCCTCTTCGGAAGTTCCGCGGATCAGCCGCCCATCACCCGCGGGACCGCCCTCGAGATCGCACTCAAGGCGGTCAGCAACCCGCATACCAAGCTGGTCCCAGACAAGTACGCCGAGGCCTCGCCGGAGGGCGTCCGGGTCTCGTTCGCGCACGAAGTACTGGCCGAGATGGAGCGCCGCAAACGCCGCCTCGGCATCCTCGGCTACGACGACCTGCTCACCCGTCTTGCCGCTGCGCTCGAGGAACCCGATGCTCCGGCCCGGCAGCAGATGCAACGCCGGTGGTCGGTGGTGATGGTCGACGAGTTCCAGGACACCGATCCGGTGCAGTGGAAGGTGATCGACGCCGCGTTCAACGGCAACAGCACCCTGGTCCTGATCGGCGACCCGAAGCAGGCCATCTACGCGTTCCGCGGCGGCGACATCGCGACGTACCTCGCGGCCGCGGCAACTGCCGGGCAGCGTCGCACCCTCGACACCAACTGGCGTAGTGACCAGCCGCTGGTCGACTGCCTCCAAGTGGTCCTGGGCGGTGCCCAGCTCGGCGACCCGGGCATCGTTGTTCACCCGGTTGCCGCTCACCATCAGGGCAGCCGTCTCGCCGGAGCGCCGTCCAACGCGCCGTTCCGGCTCCGGGTCGCGCAACGGGAGCTGTTCGGCTCGGCCAGGCGCAAGAGCATTCCGATGGATGACCTCCGCGGTTACATCGCTCGCGATCTGGCCGCCGATATCGGTGGACTGCTGGCCTCTGGAGCGACGTACGACGGCCGGCCACTGCGCGCCGGCGATGTCGCGGTGATCGTCGAGACACATAAGGACGCACGAGTCTGCCGGGAGGAGCTGGCCCGGGTCGGCATCCCTGCCGTGTACTCCGGTGACCTCGACATCTTCTCGTCGGAAGCGGCCAAGGACTGGCTGTGCCTGCTGGAGGCGTTCGAGCAGCCACACCGCTCCGGCCTGGTCCGGGCCGCGGCGACGACGATGTTCTTCGGCGAGACGGCGGCCAGCCTGCGAGCCGGTGGCGAGGAGCTCACCGACAGGACCGGCCAGACGCTTCGAGCTTGGGCCGACCGGCTGCGTACCAGTGGCGTAGCGGCAGTCTTCGAGGCCGCGCAGGTTCACGGGATGACCGAGCGAGTACTGGCCTGGCGCGGCGGCGAGCGCGACATGACCGACCTCGCGCACCTGGCCGAATTGCTCCACGAGACCGCACACCGCGAAGGGTTCGGACTGCCTGCCCTGCTCGACTGGTTGCGCGAGGAGTGCAGCGGCCGCGGCCGTACGACCGAGCGGACTCGTCGGCTCGACAGCGACGCCGCGGCCGTACAGATCATGACGGTCTGGGTCAGCAAGGGCCTGCAGTACCCCGTCGTCTACCTGCCGTTCGGTTTCACGCGCCACGTTGTCGAGGACACCGAACTGCTGGTCTTCCACCAAGACGGCGAACGGCGACTCGACCTCGGCGGCAAACGTCATCGCGGCCATCGAGCCAACCAGAAACTCTGGCGGGCCGAGGAAGCCGGCGACGACATCCGCCTCACCTACGTCGCACTGACCCGGGCGCAGTCCCAGGTCGTTGCCTGGTGGGCGCCGTCCTGGGACGAGGTCAACGGCGGAATCTCGCGGCTGCTGCGCGGCCGCAAACAAGGTGAAGCAATCGTGCCCGACACGCTGGACCGGCCATCGTCCGACGACGAGGTGCTGATCTGGCTCCGCCGCTGGCAGCAGGCCGGTGGTCCGGTGATCGAGGATTCGGTCATTGCCGAGCAGGTCGAGCCTGTGTCCGAAGACCTGCCTGGTGGGCTGGCGGTCGGACACTTCTCCCGCGAGGTCGACCTCGCTTGGCGGCGTACGTCGTACTCCGGGCTGATCCGCGCGGCGGACCAGCAGGTGGGCGGTGTCGCCAGCGAGCACGAAGAGAGCCAGCTCGAGGACGAGTCCGTCGACGCGGCGCCGATGCCAGAGGTCGCGCCGGCCGATGCGCTCCCGTCGCCGATGGACGGGCTGCCGGCCGGAGCAACTTTCGGATCGCTGGTCCACGCAGTTCTTGAAGAAGCCGATCCACAAGCGCCGGATCTGCACGCCGAGCTGGCCGGGAAGGTCCGTGAGCAGTTGCGCTTCTGGCGGGTCGATGTGACACCCGACGCACTGGCCACCGCGATGTTGCCGCTGCACCGGACGCCACTCGGTCCGCTGGTTCCCGGACTGACCCTTGGCGACCTGGGCCGCGCTGACCGGCTGCGCGAACTCGACTTCGAGATCCCGCTGGCCGGCGGCGACCAGGCGTCAGCGACCGACGTACGGCTGGCCGAGGTGGCGCCACTCTTGCGCATCCATTTGCCGACGGACGATCCGCTGCTCGCGTACGCCGAGCGGCTAGAGCAGCCGCTGCTTGGCGAGCAGAGTTTGCGGGGCTATCTCTCGGGTTCGATCGACGTAGTACTGCGTGTTCCTCATGGTGAGGGCCAGCGCTTCGTGGTGGTTGACTACAAGACCAACCGGCTTGGCGATCCGGAGCAGCCCGCGACCTCTGCGGAGTACGGGCCGGATGAGCTGGCCGCTGCGATGCTGCACTCCGACTATCCGCTGCAGGCGATGCTCTACTCGGTGGTACTGCACCGGTATCTCCGTTGGCGGCTGCCGGACTACGACCCCGAAGTACATCTGGGCGGGGTGATCTACCTCTACTTGCGCGGGATGTGCGGACCGGAGACGCCTCTTGTGGACGGGCATCCGGCAGGGGTATTCAGCTGGCCGATGCCGACTGCGCTCGTACTGGCGTTGTCGGAACTGCTTGATGGGAGGGTCGCGTGA